The Polaribacter tangerinus genome has a segment encoding these proteins:
- a CDS encoding response regulator, with product MKRKILIVDDEPNIVMTLEYAFKKQNFEVFIARDGSEALEILENNMLDVVLLDVMMPKVDGYQTIKFIKSKNRLENTKVVFLTAKNKASDIEKGIKLGADKYLIKPFSVKKIVQEIKELLT from the coding sequence ATGAAAAGAAAAATATTAATAGTTGACGACGAGCCTAACATTGTTATGACTTTAGAATATGCCTTTAAAAAGCAAAATTTTGAGGTGTTTATTGCAAGAGATGGTAGCGAGGCTTTAGAAATTTTAGAGAACAATATGTTAGATGTTGTTTTGTTAGATGTAATGATGCCTAAAGTAGATGGTTACCAAACTATTAAGTTTATTAAAAGTAAAAATCGGTTAGAGAATACTAAAGTAGTTTTTTTAACCGCAAAAAATAAAGCTTCAGACATAGAAAAAGGTATTAAACTTGGAGCTGACAAATATTTGATAAAGCCTTTTTCTGTAAAAAAAATAGTGCAAGAAATAAAAGAATTATTAACATAG
- a CDS encoding transposase-like zinc-binding domain-containing protein produces MIDNPCPNCGSEYYIKSGIINKRQRYKCKKCSYYYTVGKLGKKIDDYYVNKALQLYLEGLTYREIERILGVSHVSVMNWVKKYNIKRPYNTHYHPVYKILSAQELSEFFKDSSKVKGAGVLVTELGDKFMLIKWERFKD; encoded by the coding sequence ATGATAGATAATCCTTGTCCAAATTGCGGTTCAGAATACTACATAAAGAGTGGTATCATCAATAAAAGACAGCGTTATAAGTGTAAAAAGTGTAGCTATTATTATACAGTTGGTAAGCTTGGTAAGAAGATTGATGATTATTACGTTAATAAGGCGTTACAGCTCTATTTAGAAGGGTTAACTTACAGGGAGATCGAGCGCATACTTGGGGTTTCTCACGTGAGTGTTATGAATTGGGTTAAAAAGTATAATATTAAAAGACCTTACAATACACATTATCATCCTGTTTATAAGATATTAAGTGCTCAAGAGTTGTCAGAATTTTTCAAAGATAGTAGTAAAGTGAAGGGAGCTGGTGTTTTAGTTACAGAGTTAGGGGATAAGTTTATGCTTATTAAATGGGAGCGTTTTAAAGATTAA
- a CDS encoding phosphoribosylaminoimidazolesuccinocarboxamide synthase, translating into MNTINETNFKFPNLKSVYKGKVREVYNIDNSLLVMIATDRLSAFDVILPRQIPFKGQILNQIATKMMNDTKDIVPNWLIANPDENVAVGDLCTPFKVEMVIRGYLSGHAAREYKLGKRTLCGVAMPKGLKENDKFPTPIITPSTKADNGAHDEDISREDILAKNIVTEADYLILEDYTRKLFNRGTEIAAKRGLILVDTKYEFGKTKDGKIVLIDEIHTPDSSRYFYADGYAERQEQELPQKQLSKEFVRQWLIENGFQGKEHQQIPTMSDEKINEISNRYIELYEQITGESFVKADTNNVLERIENNVNSFLSSIK; encoded by the coding sequence ATGAATACAATAAACGAGACAAATTTTAAGTTTCCGAATTTAAAATCTGTTTATAAAGGCAAGGTTAGAGAAGTTTACAATATAGATAATTCTCTTTTAGTAATGATTGCTACAGATAGGCTTTCGGCATTTGATGTAATTTTGCCTCGTCAAATTCCTTTTAAAGGACAAATATTAAATCAGATTGCAACCAAGATGATGAATGATACCAAAGATATTGTTCCGAATTGGTTGATAGCAAATCCTGATGAGAATGTAGCTGTAGGTGATTTATGTACTCCATTTAAAGTAGAAATGGTAATAAGAGGTTATTTATCTGGCCATGCAGCCAGAGAATATAAGTTAGGTAAAAGAACCTTATGTGGTGTGGCAATGCCAAAAGGTTTAAAAGAAAACGATAAATTTCCTACACCAATAATTACCCCTTCAACAAAAGCGGATAATGGGGCACACGACGAAGATATTTCAAGAGAAGATATTTTAGCGAAAAATATAGTTACAGAAGCAGACTACCTAATTTTAGAAGATTATACTAGAAAATTATTTAATAGAGGAACAGAAATTGCTGCAAAAAGAGGTCTTATTTTAGTGGATACTAAATATGAGTTCGGAAAAACAAAAGACGGTAAAATTGTATTAATTGATGAAATTCATACGCCAGATTCCTCTAGATATTTTTATGCTGATGGCTACGCAGAAAGACAGGAGCAAGAACTTCCTCAAAAACAACTCTCGAAGGAGTTTGTAAGACAATGGCTTATAGAAAATGGTTTTCAAGGTAAAGAGCATCAGCAAATACCTACTATGTCCGATGAAAAAATAAATGAAATTTCGAATCGTTACATAGAATTGTATGAACAAATTACAGGAGAAAGTTTTGTAAAAGCCGATACTAATAATGTGTTAGAAAGAATAGAAAATAATGTAAATTCTTTTTTAAGCTCAATAAAATAA
- a CDS encoding sensor histidine kinase, with the protein MSNYSLFFIIILYLFLLFYIAFIAEKKGKSKWVNNSYIYSLSLAVYCSAWTYYGSVGIAANSGITFLTIYLGPVIAAPLWILLLRKIIRISKQQKISTLADFISLRYGNSRFLGALVTLICLIGTLPYISLQLKAVSDTFEIVTDDTSYVSTNIFEDSTFYIAVLLAIFAALFGTLNTDASNKHRGIIATVAFESVLKLVFFLIIGGYVTFYLFDGTQDIYNQISERVNFKGLVSITSLEAGFNWFFMMMLSFFAIFLLPRQFQVTVLENNREKHLKKAIWLFPLYLLIFNFFVIFIAWGGSLSFDKEINAEYFALLLPLKNGHILLTLLVFLGGLSAVISMVVISTLALSTMVSNNLVIPYGFLDKFIRNRPERNSTYIKSIRRVAIFLIIILAYGFYYNFSVELSLFSIGLISFVIIAQLAPSFFIGLFWNRGSAKAAIFGIIVGFLITSYTLILPFILEAFTNSKNFTNNGLFGLEFLKPNALFGIDFFTPPVHAFFWSISLNTICYLIVSLIYKGNYRERNYAEMFVDSENYTKLQDGVLVWKGEAYVADIRNILVKFLGEKRTARALSIFFTKYKLPKDTQLADARLINFSEKLLTGSIGSSSAKILIASVIKEEEISLVEVLKILEESKEANTINKLLTEKSNELSSLASQLKEANENLIAQDHQKNEFLDTVAHELKTPITGIRAATELIIDDKKMPVKMRTQFLQNILQDSDRLSRLIFNILDFEKLSSERDYLQLEYLNIKDTILKALNSISQIANKKNVQLFFDDKEDFYLTYDEDRILQVLTNLLSNAIKFCMPIEGKVDINCRLIAGFLEVSVTDNGKKIPEEDLEFIFDKFYQSKNQNTIKPQGSGLGLAISKKIIERHKGKIWAINNKKNGVTLVFKIPY; encoded by the coding sequence ATGAGTAATTACTCGCTTTTTTTTATCATAATTCTTTATTTATTTCTGTTGTTTTACATCGCTTTTATAGCAGAGAAAAAAGGCAAAAGTAAGTGGGTAAACAATTCTTATATTTATTCATTATCACTGGCTGTATACTGTTCTGCTTGGACGTATTACGGAAGTGTAGGTATCGCTGCAAATTCTGGTATTACTTTTTTAACAATTTATTTAGGCCCAGTTATAGCTGCGCCTTTATGGATACTTTTATTGCGTAAAATCATTAGAATATCTAAGCAACAAAAAATTTCAACTTTAGCAGATTTTATTTCATTAAGATACGGAAATAGTAGGTTTTTAGGAGCATTAGTAACCTTAATTTGCCTTATAGGAACGCTACCATATATTTCATTACAGTTAAAAGCAGTTTCAGATACCTTTGAAATTGTTACTGACGATACTAGCTATGTTTCAACGAATATTTTCGAAGACTCTACGTTTTATATAGCCGTATTACTGGCTATTTTTGCAGCATTATTCGGAACACTAAACACCGATGCTTCTAACAAACATAGAGGTATAATTGCTACCGTAGCATTTGAGTCTGTTTTAAAATTAGTTTTTTTTCTTATTATCGGAGGTTATGTTACCTTTTATTTATTTGATGGTACTCAAGATATATATAACCAAATTTCAGAAAGAGTTAATTTTAAGGGTTTGGTATCGATAACAAGCTTAGAAGCTGGTTTTAACTGGTTTTTTATGATGATGTTATCTTTTTTTGCAATTTTTTTGTTGCCAAGACAGTTTCAAGTAACAGTCTTAGAAAATAACAGAGAGAAACATCTTAAAAAGGCAATTTGGTTATTTCCATTATATCTTTTGATATTTAATTTTTTTGTAATTTTTATTGCATGGGGAGGAAGTTTATCTTTTGATAAAGAAATAAATGCAGAATATTTTGCTTTATTACTACCTTTAAAAAACGGACATATCCTTTTAACTTTATTGGTGTTTTTAGGTGGCTTGTCTGCAGTAATATCAATGGTCGTAATTTCTACATTAGCCCTTTCTACAATGGTGAGTAATAACCTCGTTATTCCGTATGGGTTTTTAGATAAATTTATTAGAAATCGTCCTGAAAGAAATTCTACATACATAAAAAGTATTAGACGAGTAGCAATTTTTTTAATTATCATTCTTGCCTACGGATTTTACTATAATTTTTCTGTAGAACTATCATTATTTTCAATAGGATTAATATCCTTTGTAATTATAGCTCAACTAGCTCCCTCTTTTTTTATTGGTCTTTTTTGGAACAGAGGATCTGCCAAAGCTGCAATTTTTGGAATAATTGTAGGTTTTTTAATTACCTCGTATACTTTAATTTTACCTTTTATACTAGAAGCTTTTACGAACTCTAAAAATTTTACTAATAACGGTTTATTTGGCCTAGAGTTTTTAAAACCAAATGCTCTTTTTGGAATTGATTTTTTTACACCTCCAGTGCATGCTTTTTTTTGGAGTATTTCTTTAAACACAATATGTTATCTAATTGTTTCCTTAATTTATAAGGGTAATTATAGAGAACGAAACTATGCCGAAATGTTTGTCGATTCAGAAAATTATACAAAGTTGCAAGACGGTGTATTGGTTTGGAAGGGAGAGGCATATGTTGCAGATATTAGAAATATTTTAGTTAAATTTCTTGGAGAAAAAAGAACCGCAAGAGCTCTCTCTATATTTTTTACAAAGTATAAATTACCCAAAGACACTCAGTTAGCAGATGCACGTTTAATAAATTTTTCAGAAAAGCTGTTAACAGGAAGTATTGGAAGCTCATCTGCAAAAATTTTAATAGCAAGTGTTATTAAAGAAGAGGAAATAAGTTTAGTGGAAGTGCTTAAAATATTAGAGGAATCTAAAGAAGCTAACACTATAAATAAATTGTTAACAGAAAAATCTAATGAATTATCTAGTTTGGCAAGTCAGCTAAAAGAGGCGAATGAAAACTTAATTGCGCAAGATCATCAAAAAAATGAATTCTTAGATACAGTTGCTCATGAATTAAAAACTCCTATAACCGGTATTAGAGCTGCTACAGAATTAATTATTGATGATAAAAAAATGCCAGTAAAGATGAGAACTCAATTTTTGCAAAATATTTTGCAAGATTCTGATAGGTTGTCTCGTTTAATTTTTAACATTTTAGATTTTGAAAAACTTTCTTCAGAAAGAGATTATTTACAGCTCGAATATTTAAATATTAAAGATACCATTTTAAAGGCGTTAAACAGTATTTCTCAAATAGCCAACAAAAAGAACGTACAACTTTTTTTCGATGATAAAGAAGACTTTTACTTAACTTATGATGAAGACAGAATACTACAAGTATTAACAAACTTATTATCTAACGCCATAAAGTTTTGTATGCCTATAGAAGGGAAAGTTGATATTAATTGTCGCTTAATAGCGGGGTTTTTAGAGGTAAGTGTTACAGATAATGGGAAAAAGATTCCTGAAGAAGATTTAGAATTTATTTTTGATAAGTTTTACCAATCGAAAAATCAAAATACTATTAAGCCTCAAGGAAGCGGCCTAGGATTGGCAATTTCAAAAAAAATTATTGAGAGACATAAAGGAAAAATATGGGCCATAAACAATAAAAAAAATGGTGTAACCCTTGTTTTTAAAATTCCTTATTAG
- a CDS encoding sulfite exporter TauE/SafE family protein, translating into MILEFLTILENEWWVILLFLIVAIIYASVGFGGGSSYLAILALSAMAYTEIRAMALICNIVVVSGNVLIYQKQKILEWKKIIPLVSLSIPFAYLGGFLKINEYVFFTLLSITLLFAAFTMWFSTVTEVTSSINKKNDTVKNSLYGAIVGFLSGMVGIGGGIFLAPLLHVTRWDISKKIAATASFFILVNSIAGLFGQFTNSNFVLNWKLTIILAFTVFIGGQIGGILSAKKLSAVQLKKATALLIAFVSIRILWKVFLTF; encoded by the coding sequence ATGATACTCGAATTTTTAACAATTTTAGAAAATGAATGGTGGGTAATTTTACTATTTTTAATAGTTGCCATTATATATGCCTCTGTGGGATTTGGTGGTGGTTCTAGCTATTTAGCTATTTTAGCACTCAGTGCTATGGCATATACAGAAATAAGAGCTATGGCACTAATATGCAACATAGTTGTTGTATCTGGCAACGTACTTATATACCAAAAGCAAAAAATACTTGAGTGGAAAAAAATTATTCCACTTGTAAGTCTCAGTATTCCGTTTGCATATCTTGGCGGATTTCTAAAAATTAATGAATACGTTTTCTTTACCTTACTAAGTATAACATTGCTTTTTGCTGCATTTACCATGTGGTTTTCTACGGTAACAGAAGTTACATCATCAATTAACAAAAAAAACGATACGGTAAAAAATAGTTTATACGGAGCCATTGTAGGTTTTTTATCTGGAATGGTAGGTATTGGAGGAGGCATATTTTTGGCTCCGTTGCTGCATGTTACAAGATGGGATATTTCTAAAAAAATTGCTGCAACGGCAAGCTTTTTCATTTTGGTAAATTCTATTGCTGGCTTGTTCGGACAGTTTACAAATTCTAATTTTGTCCTAAACTGGAAACTGACAATAATATTAGCTTTTACAGTTTTTATTGGCGGACAAATAGGTGGAATTTTAAGTGCTAAAAAACTTTCTGCCGTTCAGCTTAAAAAAGCTACAGCACTTTTAATTGCATTTGTAAGCATTCGAATTTTGTGGAAAGTTTTTCTAACTTTTTAA
- the acs gene encoding acetate--CoA ligase, with product MSNYHIKHLEEYYQVYRKSVREPENFWEEVAEEHFLWRKKWDSVLEWDFKKPSVNWFKGAKLNITENCIDRHLTTRGNKTAILFEPNNPDEPSEHITYSELYKRVNKFANVLKENGIKKGDRVCIYVPMIPELAIATLACARIGAIHSVVFAGFSATALATRINDSDCKMVITSDGSFRGSKAIDLKGIVDEALDSCPNVTTVLVAKRTGAEVFMKEGRDVWLQPLLDNASNECPAEIMDAEDPLFILYTSGSTGKPKGMVHTTGGYMVYTAYTFKNAFQYTENDVYWCTADIGWITGHSYIVYGPLANGATTVLFEGVPSYPDFGRFWQIVEKHKINQFYTAPTAIRALAKQGTELVDKYDLSSLKVLGSVGEPINEEAWHWYNDTIGKNKSPIIDTWWQTETGGMMITPIPFVTPTKPTYATLPFIGVQPCLMDEEGNELKGNQVSGRLCIKFPWPSMARTIWGNHQRYKETYFSAYENKYFTGDGALRDEVGYYRITGRVDDVIIVSGHNLGTAPIEDAINEHPAVSESAIVGFPHDIKGSALYGYITLKGVGESRNHDNLKKEINQLISDRIGPIAKLDKIQFSEGLPKTRSGKIMRRILRKIASNEIDNLGDVSTLLNPECVQKIIDNRL from the coding sequence ATGAGTAATTATCACATCAAACATTTAGAAGAATACTATCAGGTTTACAGAAAATCTGTAAGAGAGCCAGAGAATTTTTGGGAAGAAGTTGCCGAAGAACATTTTCTATGGAGAAAAAAATGGGATTCTGTTTTAGAATGGGATTTTAAAAAACCATCAGTTAATTGGTTTAAAGGAGCAAAATTAAACATTACAGAAAACTGTATAGACCGTCATTTAACAACTCGAGGCAATAAAACGGCTATTTTATTTGAACCTAATAATCCAGACGAGCCTTCTGAACATATTACTTATTCCGAACTTTATAAGCGTGTAAATAAGTTTGCGAATGTTTTAAAAGAAAACGGAATTAAAAAGGGAGATAGAGTTTGTATTTACGTACCTATGATTCCTGAATTAGCCATAGCAACTTTAGCTTGTGCTCGAATTGGAGCCATACATTCTGTGGTTTTTGCAGGGTTTTCTGCCACAGCATTAGCAACCAGAATTAACGATTCAGATTGTAAAATGGTTATTACTTCCGATGGTTCTTTTAGAGGTTCGAAAGCAATAGATTTAAAAGGAATTGTAGATGAAGCATTAGATAGTTGTCCTAATGTAACCACCGTACTCGTAGCAAAAAGAACAGGTGCCGAGGTGTTTATGAAAGAAGGTAGAGATGTGTGGTTACAACCACTTTTAGATAATGCATCAAACGAATGCCCAGCAGAAATAATGGATGCAGAAGATCCGTTGTTTATTTTGTATACATCTGGCTCAACTGGCAAACCAAAAGGAATGGTTCACACCACTGGTGGCTACATGGTCTATACCGCTTATACATTTAAAAATGCGTTTCAATATACCGAGAATGATGTATATTGGTGTACGGCAGATATTGGTTGGATAACAGGACATTCTTACATTGTTTACGGACCATTAGCAAACGGCGCAACTACAGTTTTATTCGAAGGAGTTCCTAGTTATCCAGATTTTGGACGTTTTTGGCAAATTGTAGAAAAGCACAAAATCAATCAATTTTATACAGCGCCAACTGCCATTAGAGCATTAGCAAAACAAGGAACAGAGTTGGTAGACAAATATGATTTGTCTTCTTTAAAAGTATTAGGTTCTGTTGGAGAGCCCATAAATGAAGAAGCGTGGCATTGGTATAATGATACTATTGGTAAAAATAAAAGTCCGATTATAGATACTTGGTGGCAAACAGAAACTGGCGGAATGATGATTACGCCGATTCCTTTTGTAACTCCCACAAAGCCTACTTACGCTACTTTGCCGTTTATTGGCGTACAGCCTTGTTTGATGGATGAAGAAGGTAACGAGTTAAAAGGAAATCAGGTAAGTGGTAGATTGTGTATTAAATTTCCATGGCCAAGTATGGCAAGAACCATTTGGGGAAATCATCAGCGTTATAAGGAAACTTATTTTTCTGCTTATGAAAATAAATATTTTACTGGAGATGGCGCGCTTCGAGATGAAGTGGGTTATTACAGAATAACGGGTAGAGTAGATGATGTAATTATTGTATCTGGTCATAACTTAGGTACGGCACCAATTGAAGATGCTATAAATGAACATCCAGCAGTTTCAGAAAGTGCTATTGTTGGTTTTCCGCATGATATAAAAGGAAGTGCATTGTACGGTTATATTACCTTAAAAGGGGTAGGAGAAAGTAGAAATCACGATAATTTGAAGAAAGAAATTAATCAATTAATTTCAGACAGAATAGGCCCGATAGCGAAGCTAGATAAAATTCAGTTTTCAGAAGGCTTACCAAAAACACGTTCTGGTAAAATTATGAGAAGAATTCTACGAAAAATTGCCTCTAATGAGATTGATAATTTGGGTGATGTTTCTACATTATTAAATCCCGAATGTGTGCAAAAAATTATAGATAATAGATTGTAG
- a CDS encoding sodium:solute symporter family protein encodes MGILTWTWILVGLSFSLYIGIAIWARAGSSKEFYVAGGGVPPIINGMATAADWMSAASFISLAGIVSFGGYDGSVYLMGWTGGYVLLALLLAPYLRKFGKFTVPDFIGDRYYSDTARVVAVIAALIVSFTYVAGQMRGVGIVFSRYLEVDIDTGVYIGMAIVLFYAVLGGMKGITYTQVAQYCVLIFAFMVPAIFISIQMTGNAIPQLGFGGTTADGVYLLDKLDGLHRELGFAEYTSGEKSMIDVFAITLALMAGTAGLPHVIVRFFTVPNVRDARKSAGWALLFIAILYTTVPAVAVFARVNLVETVSNEKYTDMPQWFSNWEKTGLLEFDDKNKDGVIQYLADVDKNELVIDRDIMVLANPEIAQLPNWVIALVGAGGLAAALSTAAGLLLVIASSISHDLFKKILKPDISEKGELIAARLSAAVAVCVAGYFGINPPGFVAAVVALAFGLAAASFFPAIVLGIFDKRMNKEGAIAGMIVGLGLMFYYMAKYKLGWLGDKPPASEWWFGISPEGFGTVAMMVNFVISVVVSRLTAAPPVHVQDLVENIRIPSGAGEASDH; translated from the coding sequence ATGGGAATATTAACATGGACATGGATTCTAGTAGGACTATCCTTTTCACTATACATCGGAATTGCAATTTGGGCAAGAGCAGGCTCATCTAAAGAGTTTTATGTAGCGGGTGGCGGTGTACCACCAATTATTAACGGAATGGCAACTGCTGCCGATTGGATGTCTGCAGCTTCCTTTATTTCGCTAGCCGGAATAGTATCTTTTGGAGGTTATGATGGCTCAGTTTATTTAATGGGCTGGACAGGTGGTTATGTGCTTTTGGCACTTTTATTGGCGCCTTATTTAAGAAAGTTTGGAAAATTTACAGTTCCAGATTTTATAGGAGATAGGTATTACTCAGATACAGCAAGAGTGGTTGCTGTAATTGCAGCACTAATAGTATCATTTACATATGTTGCAGGGCAAATGAGAGGTGTTGGAATCGTTTTCTCAAGGTATTTAGAAGTAGATATAGATACAGGCGTATACATTGGTATGGCGATTGTACTTTTTTATGCTGTACTAGGAGGAATGAAAGGGATAACCTATACACAGGTAGCACAATATTGTGTTTTAATATTTGCGTTTATGGTGCCTGCAATTTTCATATCAATTCAAATGACTGGAAATGCAATTCCACAATTAGGGTTTGGCGGAACAACTGCAGATGGTGTTTATTTATTAGATAAGTTGGATGGTTTACACAGAGAGCTTGGTTTTGCAGAATATACATCAGGAGAAAAATCTATGATAGATGTTTTTGCAATTACACTAGCACTTATGGCAGGAACAGCTGGTTTACCTCACGTTATTGTTCGTTTTTTTACAGTACCAAATGTTAGAGATGCTAGAAAGTCCGCTGGATGGGCACTGTTATTCATTGCAATTTTATACACCACTGTTCCTGCGGTTGCAGTATTTGCTAGAGTAAACTTAGTAGAAACTGTTAGTAATGAAAAATACACAGATATGCCACAATGGTTTAGTAATTGGGAAAAAACAGGTTTGTTAGAATTTGATGATAAAAATAAGGACGGTGTTATACAATACTTGGCAGATGTAGATAAAAATGAACTTGTTATTGATAGGGATATTATGGTACTAGCAAATCCTGAAATTGCACAATTACCAAATTGGGTGATTGCTCTTGTAGGAGCTGGTGGTTTGGCCGCAGCATTATCTACCGCAGCTGGTTTATTGTTAGTAATAGCGTCTTCTATTTCTCACGATTTATTTAAGAAAATTCTAAAACCAGATATTAGCGAAAAAGGAGAGTTGATTGCTGCAAGGTTAAGTGCTGCAGTAGCTGTATGTGTAGCAGGGTATTTCGGTATTAATCCACCGGGCTTTGTCGCCGCCGTGGTAGCATTAGCCTTTGGTTTAGCAGCTGCATCTTTTTTTCCAGCAATTGTTTTGGGTATTTTTGATAAAAGAATGAATAAAGAAGGAGCAATTGCCGGAATGATTGTTGGTTTGGGACTCATGTTTTACTATATGGCAAAATACAAACTAGGTTGGCTAGGAGATAAACCACCTGCAAGCGAGTGGTGGTTTGGTATATCTCCAGAAGGATTTGGAACAGTGGCAATGATGGTAAATTTTGTGATTTCTGTTGTAGTTTCTAGATTAACAGCAGCACCACCAGTTCATGTGCAAGATTTAGTAGAAAATATCAGAATTCCGTCTGGTGCAGGAGAAGCATCAGATCATTAA
- a CDS encoding glyoxalase, which translates to MNKQRPVLKGLERENMTSVEAFQNNTLRPVIKMQHSLLIATFNRYIINKKVDFLSLTDPKKRERIKGVFTKDISFKNQTIGCIIGQFTTEEYHFYAINSSELNRRIIQIIIQRVQDSLAELA; encoded by the coding sequence ATGAATAAGCAAAGACCAGTTTTAAAAGGTTTAGAAAGGGAAAATATGACTTCGGTAGAAGCTTTTCAAAATAATACCCTACGACCAGTAATAAAAATGCAACATAGTTTATTAATAGCTACTTTTAATAGGTATATTATAAATAAAAAAGTAGATTTTTTATCCCTTACCGACCCCAAAAAAAGAGAACGTATTAAAGGTGTTTTTACAAAAGATATTAGTTTTAAAAATCAAACTATTGGTTGTATAATCGGTCAGTTTACAACAGAGGAATACCATTTTTACGCAATAAATTCCTCGGAATTAAATAGGCGAATTATTCAAATTATAATACAACGTGTACAAGACAGTCTTGCGGAGTTAGCTTAA
- the fabV gene encoding enoyl-ACP reductase FabV: MIIEPRTRGFICLTSHPTGCEQNVKDQIAYVQSKGKIEGAKRVLVIGASTGFGLASRITSAFGSDAATIGVFFDKPATEGRPGSPGYYNTAAFETEAHKAGLYAKSINGDAFSNDIKAQVASLIKEDLGQVDLVIYSLASPVRTHPVSGKRYKSVLKPIGEVFTNKTVDFHTGVVSEISINPAEGEDIENTVTVMGGEDWKMWMDALNDNNLLADGATTVAYSYIGPEVTKPVYRNGTIGAAKDHLEKTAFEISDALKSIKGKAYVSVNKALVTQASSAIPVIPLYISLLYKVMKAKGIHEGCIEQIQRLYSERLYGGDISLDDKGRIRIDDLEMRSDVQEEVVKLWKSATTDNLPEIGDLEGYSTDFYNLFGFKVPGVDYDADVNEVVLMPSEQ; encoded by the coding sequence ATGATAATAGAACCAAGAACAAGAGGGTTTATTTGTTTAACCTCTCATCCTACAGGTTGCGAGCAAAATGTTAAAGATCAAATAGCGTATGTACAATCTAAAGGAAAAATAGAAGGAGCTAAAAGAGTTTTAGTAATTGGTGCCTCTACAGGTTTTGGTTTGGCATCTAGAATAACAAGTGCATTCGGTTCTGATGCGGCTACCATTGGTGTATTTTTTGATAAACCAGCCACCGAAGGAAGGCCAGGTTCTCCGGGCTATTATAACACAGCTGCTTTTGAAACTGAAGCACACAAAGCTGGTTTATATGCAAAAAGTATTAATGGAGATGCGTTTTCAAATGATATTAAAGCGCAAGTAGCTTCGCTTATTAAAGAAGATTTAGGTCAGGTAGATTTGGTTATCTATAGTTTAGCATCACCTGTTAGAACACATCCCGTTTCAGGTAAAAGGTACAAATCTGTATTAAAACCAATCGGAGAAGTTTTTACAAATAAAACGGTAGATTTTCATACAGGTGTAGTTTCAGAAATTTCTATTAACCCTGCAGAGGGAGAGGATATTGAAAATACTGTTACTGTAATGGGTGGCGAAGATTGGAAAATGTGGATGGATGCTTTAAATGACAATAATTTATTGGCAGATGGCGCAACAACTGTTGCGTATTCATACATTGGCCCAGAAGTTACAAAGCCAGTATATAGAAACGGAACAATTGGAGCTGCTAAAGATCATCTAGAAAAAACTGCTTTTGAAATTTCAGATGCATTAAAATCAATAAAAGGAAAAGCATATGTTTCCGTTAATAAAGCATTGGTAACTCAAGCTAGTTCAGCTATTCCTGTTATTCCTTTGTATATTTCATTGCTATATAAGGTGATGAAGGCCAAAGGGATTCATGAAGGATGTATAGAGCAAATACAACGTTTGTATAGCGAACGTTTGTATGGAGGAGATATTTCTTTAGATGATAAAGGTAGAATTCGTATTGATGATTTAGAAATGCGATCTGACGTACAAGAGGAAGTTGTTAAACTCTGGAAAAGTGCTACTACAGATAATTTACCAGAAATTGGAGATTTAGAAGGGTATAGCACCGATTTTTATAATTTATTCGGATTTAAAGTTCCGGGTGTAGATTACGATGCAGACGTAAATGAAGTAGTTCTAATGCCAAGCGAACAATAA
- a CDS encoding DUF4212 domain-containing protein codes for MSNKDQMKKYWKENLKYLAFLLSIWFIVSFLFGILLVEQLNEIKLGGFKLGFWFAQQGSLYVFVVLIFVYMKLMNKLDKKYGVDE; via the coding sequence ATGTCAAACAAAGATCAAATGAAAAAATACTGGAAAGAGAACCTCAAATATTTAGCATTTCTGTTATCTATATGGTTTATAGTTTCCTTTTTATTCGGAATACTATTAGTAGAACAATTAAATGAAATTAAACTAGGAGGGTTTAAGTTAGGCTTTTGGTTTGCACAACAGGGCTCTTTATACGTGTTTGTAGTTTTAATATTTGTATATATGAAACTGATGAACAAATTGGATAAGAAATACGGAGTAGACGAATAA